In Achromobacter spanius, the following proteins share a genomic window:
- a CDS encoding efflux RND transporter permease subunit: MSGFNISAIAVRERAVTLFLIIAMSAAGIFAFLQLGRAEDPSFTVKTLTVVTAWPGATAQEMQDLVSEPLEKRMQELKWYDRTETFTRPGLAFMTVTLKDSTPPSAVAEEFYQARKKLGDEAARLPPGVLPPMVNDEYGDVTFALYALKAHGEPQRKLVREAEELRQRLLKVQGVKKVNILGERPERIFVEFSYARLATLGVSPGELFAALNARNQVTPAGSVQTHGQQVQIRLDGAIDDLEQIRATPIVADGRTLRVGDVADVKRGYEDPATFLIRSQGEPALMLGVVMREGHNGLELGGALAAEADAIAKDLPLGMSFTKITDQAVNIEEAYDEFMLKFFVALVVVIVVSLVSLGWRVGVVVAAAVPLTLAGVFVIMLATGRDFDRITLGALILALGLLVDDAIIVIETMVVKMEEGMDRIAAATYAWGHTAAPMLAGTLVTAIGLMPVGFAKSTAGEYAGNIFWVVAFALLTSWVVAVVFTPYIGVKLLPKIKPVQGGHGAIYGTPGYQRLRRGVVWAVAHKKKVALSVVGLFILSFIGLGQVKQQFFPVSDRPEVLLEVQMPEGSSIESTTAAVTSVEKWLAQQPEAKLVTSYIGQGAPRFYLAMSPELPDPSFAKIIVLTGSEKDRDALKLRARQAVADQLAPQARVRVSQLVFGPYSPFPVAFRVAGPQEETVRQIAQQVRQVMQENPSMRQVNTDWGERAPTLHFVLDQDRLRAIGLSSTDAAQQLQFLLTGIPVTRVREDIRSVEVVARSAGAQRLDPAEIGAFTLVGSAGQRVPLDQIGHTEVRMENPIQRRRDREVTITVRGDVAEGVQPPDVSKQILPKLQPIIAALPAGYHIVAAADLEEAGKANAALAAVFPLMFILMLVVIIFQVRSMSAMIMVVLTAPLALVGVVPTLLLFNQPFGFNAILGMIGLAGIIMRNTLILMGQIHINEEEGLTPFHAVVEATVQRARPVILTSLAAVLAFIPLTFSVFWGSLAYTLIGGTIGGTVLTLVFLPALYAIWFRINPQQTPAVEPQAAGALHQLHR; the protein is encoded by the coding sequence ATGAGCGGGTTCAATATCTCGGCGATCGCGGTGCGCGAGCGCGCCGTCACGCTGTTTCTCATCATCGCGATGTCGGCCGCCGGCATCTTCGCCTTCCTGCAACTGGGGCGGGCGGAAGACCCCAGTTTCACGGTCAAGACGCTGACGGTGGTGACCGCCTGGCCCGGCGCCACGGCGCAGGAGATGCAGGACCTGGTGTCCGAACCGCTGGAAAAGCGGATGCAGGAACTGAAGTGGTACGACCGCACCGAGACCTTCACGCGGCCCGGGCTCGCCTTCATGACGGTGACCTTGAAAGACAGCACGCCGCCGTCGGCCGTGGCCGAAGAGTTCTACCAGGCGCGCAAGAAGCTGGGCGACGAAGCCGCCAGGCTGCCCCCTGGCGTGCTGCCCCCGATGGTGAACGACGAGTATGGCGACGTGACCTTCGCGCTCTACGCCTTGAAGGCGCACGGCGAACCGCAGCGCAAGCTGGTGCGCGAGGCCGAGGAACTGCGGCAGCGCCTGCTCAAGGTGCAAGGGGTGAAGAAGGTCAATATCCTGGGCGAACGCCCCGAGCGCATCTTCGTGGAGTTTTCTTACGCGCGGCTGGCCACGCTGGGCGTGTCGCCGGGCGAACTCTTCGCCGCGCTCAACGCCCGCAATCAGGTGACGCCGGCGGGCTCGGTGCAGACGCACGGCCAACAGGTGCAAATTCGCCTGGATGGCGCCATTGACGATCTGGAGCAAATCCGCGCAACGCCCATCGTGGCCGACGGCCGCACCTTGCGCGTGGGCGATGTGGCCGACGTGAAGCGCGGCTATGAAGACCCCGCCACGTTTCTCATCCGCAGCCAGGGCGAACCCGCGTTGATGCTCGGTGTGGTCATGCGCGAGGGCCACAACGGCCTGGAGCTGGGCGGCGCGCTTGCGGCTGAAGCCGACGCGATCGCAAAGGATCTGCCGCTGGGCATGAGCTTCACCAAGATCACGGATCAGGCCGTCAACATCGAAGAGGCCTACGACGAGTTCATGCTCAAGTTCTTCGTGGCGCTGGTGGTGGTGATCGTGGTGAGCCTGGTCAGCCTGGGCTGGCGCGTGGGCGTGGTGGTGGCGGCTGCCGTGCCGCTGACGCTTGCCGGGGTCTTTGTCATCATGCTTGCCACGGGCCGCGACTTCGACCGCATCACGCTGGGTGCGCTGATCCTGGCCTTGGGGCTGTTGGTGGACGACGCCATCATCGTGATCGAAACCATGGTCGTGAAGATGGAAGAGGGCATGGACCGCATTGCGGCGGCCACCTACGCCTGGGGCCACACAGCCGCGCCCATGCTTGCCGGTACGCTGGTGACCGCCATCGGCTTGATGCCGGTGGGTTTCGCCAAGTCCACCGCCGGGGAATACGCCGGCAACATCTTCTGGGTCGTGGCGTTCGCCCTGTTGACATCATGGGTGGTGGCGGTGGTGTTCACGCCCTACATCGGCGTGAAGCTCTTGCCCAAGATCAAACCGGTGCAGGGCGGTCATGGGGCCATCTACGGCACCCCCGGTTATCAACGCCTGCGACGCGGCGTGGTGTGGGCGGTGGCGCACAAGAAGAAGGTTGCGCTCAGCGTGGTCGGCCTGTTCATCCTGTCCTTTATCGGGCTGGGCCAGGTCAAGCAGCAGTTCTTTCCGGTATCGGATCGGCCCGAGGTGCTGCTGGAAGTGCAGATGCCAGAGGGTTCCAGCATCGAAAGCACCACGGCGGCGGTCACGTCGGTGGAAAAATGGCTGGCTCAGCAACCCGAAGCGAAGCTTGTCACCAGCTACATCGGGCAGGGCGCGCCACGCTTCTATCTGGCGATGTCGCCGGAATTGCCGGACCCCTCATTCGCCAAGATCATTGTGCTGACCGGCAGCGAGAAGGACCGCGACGCGCTCAAGCTGCGCGCGCGCCAGGCGGTGGCCGATCAGCTTGCGCCGCAGGCGCGGGTGCGGGTGTCGCAACTGGTGTTCGGGCCGTATTCACCGTTCCCGGTGGCGTTTCGCGTGGCGGGGCCGCAGGAAGAAACCGTGCGCCAGATCGCGCAACAGGTGCGTCAGGTGATGCAGGAAAACCCGTCGATGCGGCAGGTCAACACCGACTGGGGCGAGCGCGCGCCCACGCTGCATTTCGTGCTGGATCAAGACCGGTTGCGCGCCATCGGCCTGAGCTCCACCGACGCGGCGCAGCAGTTGCAGTTCCTGCTCACGGGCATCCCGGTGACGCGGGTGCGCGAAGACATCCGCTCGGTGGAAGTGGTGGCGCGCAGCGCCGGGGCGCAACGGCTCGACCCCGCCGAGATCGGCGCGTTCACGCTGGTGGGATCGGCGGGCCAGCGGGTGCCGCTTGATCAGATCGGCCATACCGAGGTGCGGATGGAAAACCCGATCCAGCGCCGCCGCGACCGCGAAGTCACGATCACCGTACGCGGCGACGTGGCCGAAGGCGTGCAGCCGCCGGATGTCTCCAAGCAGATCCTGCCCAAGCTGCAACCCATCATCGCGGCGCTGCCGGCCGGCTACCACATCGTGGCGGCGGCCGACCTGGAAGAGGCGGGCAAGGCCAACGCGGCGCTGGCCGCGGTGTTCCCGCTGATGTTCATTTTGATGCTGGTGGTGATCATCTTCCAGGTGCGTTCGATGTCAGCGATGATCATGGTCGTGCTGACCGCGCCGCTTGCGCTGGTGGGCGTCGTGCCGACGCTGCTGCTGTTCAACCAGCCGTTCGGCTTCAACGCCATCCTGGGCATGATCGGTCTGGCCGGCATCATCATGCGCAACACCTTGATCCTGATGGGGCAGATCCATATCAACGAAGAGGAAGGCTTGACGCCGTTCCACGCCGTGGTGGAAGCCACCGTACAGCGCGCGCGGCCGGTCATCCTGACCTCGTTGGCCGCCGTGCTGGCGTTCATTCCGCTGACTTTCTCGGTGTTCTGGGGCTCGCTGGCCTACACCCTGATCGGCGGCACCATTGGCGGCACGGTGTTGACGCTGGTGTTCCTGCCGGCCTTGTACGCCATCTGGTTCCGCATCAACCCGCAGCAAACACCGGCCGTGGAACCCCAGGCGGCCGGCGCCTTGCATCAGCTACACCGCTGA
- a CDS encoding LysR family transcriptional regulator has protein sequence MNVQVLQEMAVRYFLEVARCGSVSVAAEKLEVAPSAVSRQIARLERELGTLLFERRSRGMVLNAAGELLAAHAKRAQQDVERVSGEIMGLRGLRQGLVRVVCTEGFVHDVVPAAIAEFRKQYAGIRFTLEVCSQREVPARVRDGAADIGITLGLTSHRDMQVELRMPAPVRAVVAADHPLARRADVSLAQLMAYPLALPDADSTLRQLIDISCSRQQLQCEPVFSSRSVDALVAFAGAGGGVAFCGELAIRYRLRGKQVVAVPLRDREMNERHFEVQTLAGRVLPEAAKAFIASLRTQLDAE, from the coding sequence ATGAACGTGCAAGTCCTGCAAGAAATGGCCGTTCGCTACTTCCTGGAAGTGGCGCGCTGCGGCTCTGTCAGCGTGGCGGCGGAAAAGCTGGAAGTGGCGCCGTCGGCGGTCAGCCGCCAGATTGCGCGGCTGGAGCGCGAGCTGGGCACCTTGCTGTTCGAACGCCGATCGCGCGGCATGGTCTTGAACGCCGCCGGCGAATTACTGGCGGCGCACGCCAAGCGCGCGCAGCAGGACGTAGAGCGCGTCAGCGGCGAAATCATGGGCCTGCGCGGTTTGCGCCAGGGGCTGGTGCGGGTCGTCTGTACCGAAGGTTTCGTGCACGACGTGGTGCCGGCCGCCATCGCGGAATTCCGCAAGCAATACGCCGGCATCCGCTTCACGCTGGAGGTGTGTTCGCAGCGCGAGGTGCCGGCGCGGGTGCGCGATGGCGCGGCCGACATCGGCATTACGCTGGGCCTGACCTCGCACCGCGACATGCAAGTGGAACTGCGCATGCCCGCGCCCGTGCGCGCGGTGGTGGCCGCCGACCATCCGCTGGCGCGCCGCGCCGACGTGTCGCTGGCGCAATTGATGGCCTATCCGCTGGCCTTGCCGGACGCCGATTCCACCTTGCGGCAATTGATCGACATCAGTTGCAGCCGCCAGCAATTGCAGTGCGAGCCCGTGTTCTCCAGCCGCAGCGTCGACGCGCTGGTGGCGTTTGCCGGGGCGGGCGGCGGCGTGGCGTTCTGCGGCGAATTGGCCATCCGCTATCGGCTGCGCGGCAAACAGGTGGTGGCCGTGCCGCTGCGCGATCGCGAAATGAACGAACGCCACTTTGAAGTGCAGACGCTGGCCGGGCGTGTGCTGCCGGAAGCGGCCAAGGCGTTCATCGCCAGCCTGCGCACGCAGTTGGATGCGGAATGA
- a CDS encoding efflux RND transporter periplasmic adaptor subunit: protein MVSRRSAVTAISAVVAVLLTGALSGCSPSAADDPRIGIPLVRVATVQAPAPSTRTYTGVVVARVQSDLGFRVNGKVAERLVDTGQQVKRGQPLMRLDPTDLALAARARLQAVHAARARASQTAADEKRYRVLVGAGAVSASAYDQARAAADTAQADLSAAQAQADVARNETGYATLYADADGVVMATLAEPGQVVTAGQPVVRVARSGQREALIDLPETVRPALGSVGEATLYGGSSQPIPVQLRELSDYADPRTRTFAARYVLDPNAAQAPLGATISVSIAGAQAKPVFQVPLAALHDEGRGPGVWVLSGEPTQVRWRAVTLAGLGEETAAVSAGLAPGERFVALGAHLLHEGETVRVAAPQGRRALAATTGAAQ from the coding sequence ATGGTTTCTCGTCGTTCTGCCGTCACGGCGATCTCGGCCGTCGTGGCCGTCTTGTTGACCGGCGCCTTGTCCGGTTGTAGCCCCAGCGCGGCCGATGATCCGCGTATCGGCATACCGCTGGTCAGGGTGGCCACGGTGCAAGCGCCAGCCCCGTCGACCCGGACGTACACCGGCGTGGTAGTGGCGCGGGTGCAAAGCGATCTGGGCTTCCGGGTGAACGGCAAGGTGGCCGAACGCCTGGTCGACACGGGCCAGCAAGTCAAGCGTGGCCAGCCGCTGATGCGGCTGGATCCCACCGACCTGGCCTTGGCGGCGCGGGCGCGTTTGCAGGCGGTGCATGCCGCCCGCGCACGCGCTTCGCAAACGGCGGCTGACGAAAAGCGCTATCGCGTCCTGGTAGGCGCGGGCGCGGTGTCGGCATCCGCCTATGACCAGGCCCGCGCCGCGGCCGATACGGCCCAGGCCGATCTCAGCGCGGCGCAGGCGCAGGCCGATGTGGCGCGCAACGAAACGGGTTACGCCACCCTCTACGCGGATGCCGATGGCGTGGTCATGGCCACGCTGGCCGAACCTGGTCAGGTGGTAACGGCCGGGCAGCCCGTGGTGCGCGTGGCGCGGTCGGGCCAGCGCGAGGCCTTGATTGATCTGCCCGAAACCGTTCGGCCGGCCTTGGGTTCCGTCGGCGAGGCCACGCTGTATGGCGGCTCAAGCCAGCCCATACCGGTGCAACTGCGAGAACTGTCCGACTACGCCGATCCCCGCACACGCACGTTCGCGGCGCGCTACGTGCTTGACCCCAACGCTGCGCAGGCGCCGCTGGGCGCCACCATCTCGGTGTCGATCGCGGGCGCGCAGGCCAAGCCGGTGTTTCAGGTGCCCCTGGCGGCGCTGCACGATGAAGGCCGTGGGCCGGGTGTCTGGGTCCTGTCGGGCGAGCCCACGCAGGTGCGCTGGCGTGCCGTCACGCTGGCGGGCCTGGGGGAAGAGACCGCCGCCGTGAGCGCGGGCCTGGCCCCGGGCGAGCGCTTCGTGGCGCTGGGCGCGCACCTGTTGCATGAGGGCGAGACGGTGCGCGTGGCCGCGCCGCAGGGCCGGCGCGCGCTGGCCGCCACGACGGGAGCGGCGCAATGA
- a CDS encoding amidase, protein MALDDTLVTLSAVELRRLIGARQLSPVELLEACIARVEAINPYINAVTATAFERARAEARSAEQAVMAGDTLGLLHGLPLGVKDLEPTAGLLTTFGSQIYRDHVPTEDVTLVARLRRAGAIVAAKTNVPEMGAGANSRNTVWGATGNPFNPNLNAGGSSGGSAAALATDMFPLCTGSDTGGSLRIPASKCGVVGFRPSPGVVPSVRKLLGWTPISVVGPMGRTVADACLQMAASAGPDAGDPLSYPLDPLQFLAPGTADLGRLRVAYTEDFGVCDVDDGIRATFRAKIAAMRHLFAACDPIELDFGDAHRCFDVLRAEAFVAGMRDAYEKDPNSLGPNSRANFEMGAAMSLKDCAWAQAEQTRLIKRFQRAFDDYDLILSPTTPVSPFPWTQLYAESINGRRQENYYRWLALTYVITLTTHPALTLPCGSDHLGMPFGMQIIGRFRGDREVLQAARGMEQAFAGNAELQRPRPNLAALKPADPSLTSIVTVPPDAATGGSAGNVSAV, encoded by the coding sequence ATGGCACTGGACGATACGCTCGTCACCTTGTCCGCGGTGGAGTTGCGGCGCCTGATCGGGGCGCGCCAACTCTCGCCCGTGGAACTGCTGGAGGCGTGCATTGCGCGCGTCGAGGCAATCAACCCCTACATCAACGCCGTGACCGCCACCGCGTTCGAGCGGGCCCGCGCCGAAGCGCGCTCCGCCGAACAGGCGGTGATGGCGGGCGACACGCTGGGCCTCTTGCACGGCCTGCCGCTGGGCGTGAAAGACCTGGAACCCACGGCCGGTTTGCTGACCACCTTTGGTTCGCAGATCTATCGCGACCATGTGCCGACGGAAGACGTGACGCTGGTGGCGCGCCTGCGCCGCGCCGGCGCCATCGTGGCCGCCAAGACCAACGTGCCCGAAATGGGCGCGGGCGCCAATTCGCGCAACACGGTGTGGGGCGCCACCGGCAACCCGTTCAACCCCAACCTGAATGCGGGGGGGTCCTCGGGCGGTTCGGCCGCGGCTCTGGCCACCGACATGTTCCCGCTTTGCACCGGGTCGGACACCGGCGGCTCGTTGCGCATTCCGGCATCCAAGTGCGGCGTGGTGGGCTTTCGGCCGTCGCCTGGCGTGGTGCCCAGCGTGCGCAAGCTGCTGGGCTGGACGCCGATTTCCGTCGTCGGCCCGATGGGCCGCACGGTGGCCGACGCCTGCCTGCAAATGGCGGCCAGCGCCGGTCCGGACGCCGGTGACCCGCTTAGCTATCCGCTGGACCCGCTGCAATTCCTTGCGCCCGGCACCGCCGACCTGGGCCGCCTGCGGGTGGCCTATACCGAAGACTTCGGCGTGTGCGACGTGGACGACGGGATCCGCGCCACCTTCCGCGCCAAGATCGCGGCCATGCGCCACCTGTTCGCCGCCTGCGACCCCATCGAGCTGGACTTCGGCGACGCCCACCGCTGCTTTGACGTGCTGCGCGCCGAGGCCTTCGTGGCGGGCATGCGCGACGCCTACGAGAAAGACCCGAACAGCCTTGGCCCCAACAGCCGCGCCAACTTTGAAATGGGCGCGGCCATGAGCCTGAAGGATTGCGCCTGGGCGCAAGCCGAGCAGACGCGCTTGATCAAGCGTTTCCAGCGCGCCTTCGACGACTACGACCTGATCCTGTCGCCCACCACGCCCGTCTCGCCGTTTCCGTGGACGCAGTTGTATGCCGAGTCCATCAACGGCCGCCGCCAGGAAAACTACTACCGCTGGCTGGCGCTCACGTATGTGATCACGCTGACCACCCACCCTGCCCTGACCCTGCCGTGCGGCAGCGACCACCTGGGCATGCCGTTCGGCATGCAGATCATCGGGCGCTTCCGAGGCGACCGCGAAGTGCTACAGGCGGCGCGAGGCATGGAGCAGGCCTTTGCGGGCAACGCCGAACTGCAACGCCCTCGGCCGAACCTGGCGGCGCTGAAGCCGGCGGACCCGTCATTGACGTCAATCGTGACGGTGCCGCCGGACGCCGCCACGGGCGGGTCGGCGGGGAACGTGTCAGCGGTGTAG
- a CDS encoding Bug family tripartite tricarboxylate transporter substrate binding protein: MTMKTPLIALSVALAGAFAIPAVASAQNAYPTRPVTLVVPFPPGGATDVLGRVIAQKLGQELGQTIVVENRAGAGTAIGAGFVAKAAPDGYTLLVSSGTTFTVNPAIQKKLPYDPVKSFEPIGIVGRTGLALLANPNVPVKNLKELVAYAKERSKEPPAYGSFGAGTTAHFVGAAFLSAADIQMIHVPYKGSAPAMTDLIGGQIPFSVDTVAAALPQSKQGKVRVLAVSAPARSSFLPDVPTFAEQGYPSVAMDTWLMVAAPRGLPADVKTKLETALRATVASPDVRKSLEAQGFEAAFSSAAEGEALIQKELPQMRDVAQRANITID; the protein is encoded by the coding sequence ATGACCATGAAGACTCCCCTGATCGCCCTTTCCGTCGCCTTGGCCGGCGCCTTCGCCATTCCCGCCGTGGCCAGCGCGCAGAATGCCTACCCGACGCGCCCTGTCACCCTGGTGGTGCCCTTCCCGCCCGGTGGCGCCACTGACGTGCTGGGCCGCGTCATCGCGCAAAAGCTCGGCCAGGAATTGGGCCAGACCATCGTGGTGGAAAACCGCGCCGGCGCGGGCACCGCAATCGGCGCCGGCTTCGTGGCCAAGGCCGCGCCCGATGGCTACACGCTGCTGGTCAGTTCCGGCACCACCTTCACGGTCAACCCCGCCATTCAGAAAAAGCTGCCCTACGACCCGGTCAAGAGCTTCGAGCCGATCGGCATCGTCGGCCGCACCGGCCTGGCGCTGTTGGCCAACCCGAACGTGCCGGTCAAGAACCTGAAGGAACTGGTGGCCTACGCCAAGGAACGCAGCAAGGAACCGCCCGCCTATGGTTCGTTTGGCGCCGGCACCACCGCGCACTTCGTCGGTGCAGCCTTCCTGTCGGCCGCCGATATCCAGATGATCCACGTGCCCTACAAGGGCAGTGCCCCCGCCATGACCGACCTGATCGGCGGCCAGATTCCGTTCTCGGTTGACACCGTGGCGGCCGCGCTGCCGCAAAGCAAGCAAGGCAAGGTGCGCGTGCTGGCCGTGTCGGCCCCCGCGCGGTCTAGCTTCCTGCCCGACGTGCCGACTTTTGCCGAACAGGGCTATCCGTCGGTGGCCATGGACACCTGGCTGATGGTCGCCGCCCCGCGCGGCCTGCCCGCCGACGTGAAGACCAAGCTTGAAACCGCCTTGCGCGCCACGGTCGCGTCGCCCGACGTGCGCAAGAGCCTTGAGGCGCAGGGCTTTGAAGCGGCCTTCTCCAGCGCCGCCGAGGGCGAAGCGCTGATCCAGAAAGAACTGCCGCAGATGCGTGACGTCGCGCAGCGCGCCAACATCACGATCGATTAA
- a CDS encoding D-serine ammonia-lyase → MPPSHASVSSLSLQALRAARPALWTRSDKAAALAAALAAAPFRLADVQAAHDRFARFAPLLAQLFPELKASAGVIESPLLEAAAMQQALGLPLASGRLWLKADHALPVAGSIKARGGIHEVLEFTEKLALERGLIAPGDDYRKLGTPEARACFAQYQVAVGSTGNLGLSIGVIASALGFRAAVHMSSDAKEWKKARLRARGVEVVEHQGDYEKAVAAGRRQVEADPHGYFVDDERSASLFLGYAAAALALRDQLAQAGIVVDAEHPLFVYLPCGVGGAPGGIAFGLSLLFGAHVHCFFAEPVQSPCFLLRMMAGNGELPGVPVPPSVYDIGLTNQTEADGLAVPRASELAYDAVGHLLAGVYTVADDTLYGDLARLHDSEGLRIEPSAAAGFSGPRLLLGSIAGQQWLRQRKLLPHLPRATHLAWTTGGLFVPTEEYDRFLNRGQGLAATPQAPTDAPSLHHSCRA, encoded by the coding sequence ATGCCACCGTCCCACGCCTCCGTTTCCTCTTTGTCCTTGCAAGCGCTGCGTGCCGCGCGGCCTGCGTTGTGGACCCGTTCCGACAAGGCTGCCGCACTAGCCGCCGCACTAGCCGCCGCACCCTTTCGCTTGGCCGACGTACAAGCCGCGCATGACCGCTTTGCGCGTTTTGCGCCCTTGCTGGCGCAGTTGTTTCCGGAACTGAAGGCGTCGGCCGGCGTGATCGAATCGCCGCTGCTTGAGGCCGCCGCCATGCAACAGGCGCTGGGCTTGCCGTTGGCATCGGGGCGGCTGTGGTTGAAGGCCGATCACGCCCTGCCGGTGGCCGGCTCGATCAAGGCGCGCGGCGGCATTCACGAAGTGTTGGAATTCACCGAAAAGCTGGCGCTGGAACGCGGCCTGATCGCGCCGGGCGACGACTATCGCAAGCTAGGCACGCCAGAGGCGCGCGCCTGTTTTGCGCAGTACCAGGTGGCCGTGGGCTCGACCGGCAACCTGGGCCTGTCGATCGGCGTGATCGCGTCGGCGCTGGGGTTTCGTGCCGCCGTGCACATGTCTTCGGATGCCAAGGAATGGAAGAAGGCGCGCCTGCGCGCCCGTGGCGTCGAAGTGGTCGAGCATCAGGGGGATTACGAAAAAGCCGTGGCGGCTGGCCGCCGCCAGGTCGAGGCCGACCCGCACGGCTATTTTGTTGACGACGAACGCTCGGCGTCGTTGTTCCTGGGTTATGCCGCCGCCGCGCTGGCGCTGCGTGACCAGCTTGCGCAGGCCGGCATCGTGGTCGACGCCGAGCATCCGCTGTTTGTTTACCTGCCGTGTGGCGTGGGTGGCGCGCCGGGCGGCATCGCCTTCGGCCTGTCGCTGCTGTTCGGTGCGCACGTGCATTGCTTCTTTGCCGAGCCGGTACAGTCGCCCTGCTTTCTGCTGCGCATGATGGCCGGCAACGGGGAATTGCCCGGCGTGCCGGTGCCGCCGTCCGTCTACGACATCGGGCTGACCAACCAGACCGAGGCCGATGGCCTGGCCGTGCCGCGTGCGTCCGAACTGGCGTATGACGCGGTCGGCCACTTGCTGGCCGGCGTCTACACAGTGGCGGACGACACGCTCTACGGGGATCTTGCGCGCCTGCATGACAGCGAAGGCTTGCGCATCGAGCCGTCGGCCGCCGCAGGTTTTTCCGGGCCGCGCCTGTTGCTGGGCAGCATCGCGGGCCAGCAATGGCTGCGCCAACGCAAGCTGCTGCCGCACCTGCCGCGCGCCACGCATCTGGCCTGGACCACGGGCGGGCTGTTCGTGCCGACCGAAGAGTACGACCGATTTCTGAACCGCGGGCAAGGACTCGCGGCAACTCCCCAGGCGCCGACAGACGCGCCCTCTCTCCACCACTCTTGTCGAGCATGA